The following proteins are co-located in the Streptomyces sp. DT2A-34 genome:
- a CDS encoding DUF1772 domain-containing protein, with the protein MRVRFAVRLAQGIALLSTGALAGAFGYGAANLVPTFNAVPLETRLSFHTELMQMNGITMQAAMGMSALSAMTLAIMTRGTTRRLAGGAALLALTSFLITRLGNVPINGRIKKWAATSAPPDHAEILARWEAFNYARTGAAFAAFILLILLTSEAARTRRRRSSGPTRHRNVTAPSVAPPSQRRARGGRRDGERE; encoded by the coding sequence ATGCGTGTCCGATTCGCCGTCCGACTCGCCCAGGGGATTGCCCTGTTGTCCACCGGCGCCCTCGCGGGCGCCTTCGGCTACGGAGCGGCCAACCTGGTTCCCACGTTCAACGCCGTACCGCTCGAGACGAGGCTGTCCTTCCACACCGAGCTGATGCAGATGAACGGCATCACCATGCAGGCGGCCATGGGGATGTCGGCGCTCAGCGCCATGACGCTCGCCATCATGACCCGCGGCACCACACGGCGGCTCGCCGGCGGAGCGGCACTGCTGGCGCTGACGTCCTTCCTGATCACCCGGCTCGGCAATGTCCCCATCAACGGCCGGATCAAGAAGTGGGCCGCTACCTCGGCTCCCCCCGACCACGCGGAGATCCTCGCTCGCTGGGAAGCCTTCAACTACGCACGCACAGGCGCCGCGTTCGCCGCTTTCATCCTGCTGATCCTCCTCACCAGTGAGGCAGCCCGTACCCGACGCCGGAGAAGCTCCGGTCCGACACGGCACCGGAATGTGACCGCCCCTTCGGTAGCCCCCCCATCGCAGCGCCGAGCGCGAGGAGGCCGCCGCGACGGTGAGCGCGAGTGA
- a CDS encoding antitoxin yields the protein MGLMHNLKAKLAPAKDKVSDFAQRHEEKVQHGLDKAAKVVDERTKGKYSDKIHTGTDKAKGAVDRLAHKGDDTATGSSTPPPDAPPPTT from the coding sequence ATGGGTCTGATGCACAATTTGAAAGCCAAACTCGCCCCGGCCAAGGACAAGGTCTCCGACTTCGCGCAGCGGCACGAGGAAAAGGTCCAACACGGCCTCGACAAGGCTGCGAAGGTCGTCGACGAGAGGACCAAGGGCAAGTACAGCGACAAGATCCACACGGGCACGGACAAGGCCAAGGGCGCCGTGGACCGACTCGCGCACAAGGGCGACGACACGGCGACGGGCAGCAGTACGCCGCCGCCGGACGCACCCCCGCCGACCACCTGA
- a CDS encoding MFS transporter — protein MERNKALDVWAAIGGSGAAAGVLLDGVLTDGPGWQWVFYVNVPVGLLVLAAVPTVVGARAPRPVRVDAPVPTRDGQLRPRSCRWPARRWRTSCSPSPSGRAWPR, from the coding sequence GTGGAGCGCAACAAGGCCCTCGACGTGTGGGCGGCGATCGGCGGGTCAGGTGCCGCCGCCGGGGTGCTGCTCGACGGGGTGCTCACCGACGGGCCGGGCTGGCAGTGGGTCTTCTACGTCAACGTGCCCGTCGGTCTCCTCGTCCTTGCCGCCGTCCCCACGGTCGTGGGGGCCCGTGCCCCGCGGCCCGTCCGGGTCGACGCCCCGGTGCCGACTCGGGATGGACAGCTCCGGCCACGCAGCTGCCGCTGGCCGGCGCGGCGGTGGCGTACGTCCTGTTCGCCGTCGCCGAGCGGGCGAGCCTGGCCCCGCTGA
- a CDS encoding TetR/AcrR family transcriptional regulator: protein MSASEGPDGTPAVRRRRRADAERSREAVLDAAVRLLAERPDAGMAAIATAAGVTRQTIYAHFGTRDALLEAVADRVTQEAMAAMDAAEVEDGPALEALLRLQEIGWRLFERHPVLLQLGTAPAHAEADRARHEPVAARLTRLIQKGQTAGEFDPDPPAAWLVAAVVALGHAAGDEVGAGRMSVAEAAAHLRTATLRVLTVRPRRAHTP from the coding sequence TTGTCTGCTTCAGAAGGCCCCGACGGCACCCCGGCCGTTCGGCGTCGCCGTCGGGCCGACGCCGAACGGAGCAGGGAGGCCGTACTCGACGCCGCGGTCCGACTGCTCGCCGAGCGGCCCGACGCGGGCATGGCCGCCATCGCCACAGCAGCCGGCGTCACCCGCCAGACCATCTACGCCCACTTCGGCACCCGCGACGCACTGCTGGAGGCCGTGGCCGACCGCGTCACGCAAGAAGCCATGGCGGCGATGGACGCGGCGGAGGTCGAGGACGGGCCTGCCCTCGAAGCACTCCTGCGGCTGCAGGAGATCGGGTGGCGGCTGTTCGAGCGACATCCCGTGCTGCTCCAGCTCGGCACCGCCCCCGCACATGCCGAAGCCGACCGCGCGCGGCACGAGCCCGTCGCGGCCCGACTGACCCGGTTGATCCAGAAGGGGCAAACCGCGGGGGAGTTCGACCCCGACCCGCCCGCCGCTTGGCTGGTCGCGGCGGTTGTCGCCCTGGGACACGCCGCCGGCGACGAAGTCGGGGCCGGCCGCATGAGCGTGGCCGAGGCGGCGGCCCACCTTCGCACCGCCACACTCCGCGTGCTGACGGTGCGACCGCGCAGGGCTCACACCCCCTAG
- a CDS encoding DUF4396 domain-containing protein, giving the protein MDHTTHESHGHAGHTAPHGAHAGASWGTAVKATLHCLTGCAIGEILGMVIGTALLWGNVPTMVLAISLAFLFGYSFTLFAVVRAGLGLKSAIKVALAADTVSIAVMEFVDNAIIALTPGAMDAHLSDGLFWGALLGGFGVAFLVTTPINKWMIGRGKGHAVVHAYH; this is encoded by the coding sequence ATGGACCACACCACGCACGAAAGTCATGGTCACGCCGGTCATACGGCTCCCCACGGCGCCCATGCGGGGGCGTCCTGGGGCACGGCGGTGAAGGCGACGCTGCACTGCCTGACCGGGTGCGCCATCGGTGAGATCCTCGGCATGGTCATCGGCACCGCGCTGCTGTGGGGCAACGTACCCACCATGGTGCTGGCGATCAGCCTGGCGTTCCTCTTCGGCTACTCGTTCACCCTGTTCGCGGTGGTCCGGGCCGGTCTGGGCCTCAAGTCCGCGATCAAGGTCGCACTGGCCGCCGACACCGTGTCGATCGCCGTGATGGAGTTCGTCGACAACGCGATCATCGCCCTCACCCCGGGTGCGATGGACGCCCATCTGTCCGACGGGCTGTTCTGGGGGGCGCTGCTGGGCGGGTTCGGGGTCGCCTTCCTGGTCACCACGCCGATCAACAAGTGGATGATCGGCCGCGGCAAGGGCCACGCCGTCGTCCACGCCTACCACTGA
- the miaA gene encoding tRNA (adenosine(37)-N6)-dimethylallyltransferase MiaA — protein sequence MSSASSAPRVIAVVGPTAAGKSDLGVFLAQRLGGEVVNADSMQLYRGMDIGTAKLTLEERADVPHHLLDIWDVTVTASVAEYQRLARERIDALLAEGRWPILVGGSGLYVRGAVDNLEFPGTDPEVRARLEEELALRGSGALHARLAAADPEAAQAILPSNGRRIVRALEVIEITGQPFTANLPGHDSVYDTVQIGVDVARPELDERIARRVDRMWDAGLVEEVRALEAQGLREGRTASRALGYQQVLAALAGECTLEEARAETVRATKRFARRQDSWFRRDPRVHWLSGAAADLTELPHLALALVERPVTA from the coding sequence GTGAGCAGCGCATCCTCCGCCCCCCGAGTCATCGCCGTCGTCGGACCGACCGCGGCCGGAAAGTCCGATCTGGGCGTGTTCCTGGCCCAGCGACTCGGCGGTGAGGTCGTCAACGCCGACTCCATGCAGCTCTACCGAGGGATGGACATCGGCACCGCCAAGCTGACGCTCGAGGAGCGCGCCGATGTCCCGCACCACCTGCTGGACATCTGGGACGTGACGGTCACGGCGTCCGTCGCCGAGTACCAGCGGCTCGCGCGCGAGCGGATCGACGCCCTGCTGGCCGAGGGGCGCTGGCCGATCCTGGTCGGCGGCTCGGGGCTGTACGTCCGTGGAGCCGTCGACAACCTGGAGTTCCCCGGCACCGACCCCGAGGTCAGGGCCCGGCTGGAGGAGGAGCTCGCGCTGCGCGGCTCCGGCGCGCTGCACGCCCGCCTGGCCGCCGCCGACCCCGAGGCCGCGCAGGCCATCCTGCCCAGCAACGGGCGCCGTATCGTCCGGGCCCTCGAGGTGATCGAAATCACCGGGCAGCCCTTCACCGCCAACCTCCCCGGCCACGACTCGGTCTACGACACGGTCCAGATCGGCGTCGACGTGGCCCGCCCCGAGCTCGACGAGCGCATCGCGCGCCGGGTCGACCGGATGTGGGACGCCGGCCTGGTGGAGGAGGTCCGCGCGCTGGAAGCGCAAGGGTTGCGAGAGGGGCGTACGGCCTCGCGTGCGCTCGGCTACCAGCAGGTACTCGCGGCGCTCGCCGGAGAGTGCACCCTCGAAGAGGCGCGCGCCGAGACCGTACGTGCCACCAAGCGCTTCGCGCGCCGCCAGGATTCATGGTTCAGGCGCGACCCGCGGGTGCACTGGTTGAGTGGGGCTGCGGCGGATCTCACAGAACTTCCGCATCTCGCGCTGGCGTTGGTCGAACGACCGGTTACAGCCTGA
- a CDS encoding DUF6153 family protein, with protein sequence MTVSRYVRTGGALGHLLIVVVLALGVFVMHTVGHPTDSHAAEMGPASHVSASAAHADSATQGPAAPVASAESEHAAAPEHSPSTDMPAMAMDMLSLCVAVLLAAWLLTALVRSALARHPDWPANLRAQVAAVRHPDPPPRGPDLTQLSVLRL encoded by the coding sequence GTGACCGTGAGCCGGTACGTACGAACAGGAGGCGCCCTCGGGCACCTGCTGATCGTCGTTGTGCTCGCGCTCGGCGTGTTCGTCATGCACACCGTCGGGCATCCCACTGACTCGCATGCCGCTGAGATGGGCCCGGCCTCCCACGTGTCGGCGTCGGCGGCCCATGCGGACTCCGCGACGCAGGGGCCTGCCGCTCCCGTGGCCTCGGCGGAATCGGAGCACGCGGCCGCCCCCGAGCACTCACCGTCCACCGACATGCCCGCCATGGCGATGGACATGCTCTCCCTCTGCGTGGCCGTCCTGCTCGCCGCATGGTTGCTCACCGCGCTCGTCCGTTCGGCGCTCGCCCGCCACCCCGACTGGCCGGCGAACCTCCGTGCCCAGGTCGCCGCCGTACGGCACCCCGACCCTCCGCCCCGCGGCCCCGATCTCACCCAGTTGTCGGTTCTTCGGCTGTAG
- a CDS encoding class III extradiol dioxygenase subunit B-like domain-containing protein has product MLVAAAVCPCPPLLVPELAAGAAPELDAARAACTDVLGVLAAARPDRLVVVGPGEESGHAAYPQGAWGSFRGFGVDIDVRLGRAEDDAAAPAPSERRLPSSLAVAAWLLERTRWSDAPIEGLGVGEPLEAERCIEIGRDIAARAERVALLVMGDASACRTLKAPGYLDERAAPFDASVARALGKADVAALKTLDTELARDLMASGRAPWQVLAGAAEEADLSGALLYEDAPYGVGYLVATWS; this is encoded by the coding sequence ATGCTTGTCGCCGCCGCCGTCTGTCCTTGCCCGCCGCTCCTCGTCCCCGAGCTCGCCGCGGGCGCCGCACCCGAGCTGGATGCCGCGCGTGCTGCCTGCACGGACGTGCTCGGCGTGCTCGCGGCCGCCCGGCCGGACCGGCTCGTGGTCGTGGGGCCCGGCGAGGAGAGCGGGCACGCGGCGTATCCGCAAGGGGCCTGGGGTTCCTTCCGCGGCTTCGGCGTGGACATCGACGTACGGCTGGGCAGGGCCGAGGACGACGCGGCCGCTCCGGCGCCGTCGGAACGCCGGCTTCCGTCCTCGCTGGCCGTCGCCGCGTGGCTGCTGGAGCGGACCCGGTGGTCGGACGCTCCGATCGAGGGACTCGGAGTGGGGGAACCTCTGGAGGCCGAGCGGTGTATTGAAATCGGAAGGGACATCGCTGCCCGGGCCGAGCGGGTGGCACTGCTGGTGATGGGCGACGCCAGCGCCTGCCGCACGCTCAAGGCTCCCGGCTACCTCGACGAGCGGGCGGCCCCCTTCGACGCGTCCGTCGCGCGTGCGCTGGGCAAGGCGGACGTGGCGGCGCTCAAGACGCTGGACACCGAACTCGCGCGTGACCTGATGGCCTCGGGCCGGGCCCCGTGGCAGGTCCTCGCGGGAGCTGCCGAGGAGGCGGACCTTTCGGGCGCCCTGCTGTACGAGGACGCGCCGTACGGGGTGGGGTACCTGGTCGCGACCTGGTCGTAG
- the miaB gene encoding tRNA (N6-isopentenyl adenosine(37)-C2)-methylthiotransferase MiaB: protein MTSSSDRSPAVDVQGSKSYEIRTYGCQMNVHDSERLSGLLEDAGYVRAPEGSNGDADVVVFNTCAVRENADNKLYGNLGHLAPMKTKRPGMQIAVGGCLAQKDRDTIVKRAPWVDVVFGTHNIGKLPVLLERARVQEEAQVEIAESLEAFPSTLPTRRESAYAAWVSISVGCNNTCTFCIVPALRGKEKDRRTGDILAEIEALVAEGVSEITLLGQNVNAYGSDIGDREAFSKLLRACGNIEGLERVRFTSPHPRDFTDDVIAAMAETPNVMPQLHMPLQSGSDTVLKAMRRSYRQERYLGIIEKVRAAIPHAAITTDIIVGFPGETEEDFEQTLHVVREARFAQAFTFQYSKRPGTPAATMENQIPKQVVQARYERLVALQEEISWEENKKQIGRKLDLMVAEGEGRKDGTTHRLSGRAPDNRLVHFTKPEQEVRPGDVVTVEITYAAPHHLLAEGAVLDVRRTRAGDAWEKRNAAEQPKPAGVLLGLPKVGVPDPLPVVTGGCAVD, encoded by the coding sequence ATGACCAGCAGCAGCGACCGGAGCCCGGCAGTGGACGTTCAAGGATCCAAGAGTTACGAAATCCGCACCTACGGGTGCCAGATGAACGTCCACGATTCCGAGCGATTGTCCGGGCTGCTCGAAGACGCCGGTTACGTACGCGCACCCGAGGGCTCGAACGGCGACGCGGACGTCGTCGTCTTCAACACCTGCGCGGTCCGCGAGAACGCCGACAACAAGCTGTACGGCAACCTCGGCCACCTCGCCCCGATGAAGACCAAGCGGCCCGGCATGCAGATCGCGGTCGGCGGCTGCCTCGCGCAGAAGGACCGCGACACCATCGTGAAGCGGGCGCCCTGGGTGGACGTCGTCTTCGGCACGCACAACATCGGCAAGCTGCCCGTCCTGCTGGAACGCGCGCGCGTGCAGGAGGAGGCGCAGGTCGAGATCGCCGAGTCGCTGGAGGCGTTCCCGTCGACGCTGCCGACCCGTCGCGAGAGCGCCTACGCGGCCTGGGTGTCGATCTCCGTCGGCTGCAACAACACCTGCACCTTCTGCATCGTCCCGGCCCTGCGCGGCAAGGAGAAGGACCGCCGCACCGGCGACATCCTCGCCGAGATCGAGGCCCTGGTCGCCGAGGGCGTCAGCGAGATCACGCTGCTCGGCCAGAACGTCAACGCGTACGGCTCCGACATCGGCGACCGCGAGGCGTTCAGCAAGCTGCTGCGGGCCTGCGGGAACATCGAGGGCCTGGAGCGCGTCCGCTTCACCTCCCCGCACCCGCGCGACTTCACCGACGACGTCATCGCCGCCATGGCCGAGACGCCGAACGTGATGCCGCAGCTGCACATGCCGCTCCAGTCCGGCTCGGACACGGTCCTGAAGGCGATGCGCCGCTCCTACCGCCAGGAGCGCTACCTCGGGATCATCGAGAAGGTCCGCGCCGCCATCCCGCACGCCGCGATCACCACCGACATCATCGTGGGCTTCCCCGGCGAGACCGAGGAGGACTTCGAGCAGACCCTGCACGTCGTCCGCGAGGCCCGCTTCGCCCAGGCCTTCACCTTCCAGTACTCCAAGCGGCCCGGCACCCCGGCGGCCACCATGGAGAACCAGATCCCCAAGCAGGTCGTCCAGGCGCGCTACGAGCGTCTCGTCGCCCTCCAGGAGGAGATCTCCTGGGAGGAGAACAAGAAGCAGATCGGCCGCAAGCTGGACCTGATGGTCGCCGAGGGCGAGGGCCGCAAGGACGGCACCACCCACCGCCTCTCCGGCCGCGCCCCCGACAACCGCCTGGTCCACTTCACCAAGCCGGAGCAGGAGGTCCGCCCCGGCGACGTGGTGACGGTCGAGATCACGTACGCCGCCCCGCACCACCTTCTCGCCGAGGGTGCCGTCCTCGACGTCCGCCGCACGCGCGCGGGCGACGCCTGGGAGAAGCGGAACGCTGCCGAGCAGCCCAAGCCGGCCGGTGTCCTGCTCGGCCTTCCCAAGGTGGGCGTGCCGGACCCGCTGCCGGTGGTCACCGGGGGCTGCGCCGTCGACTGA
- a CDS encoding MFS transporter yields the protein MAYVLFAVAERASLAPLMDLRMFTRRPVLAGAFLMLMATALLIAFFFLGSVNLQHLRDLNPLKTGLFILPVAVATGIGAHQGSRLVGRIGNRATAVAGMVIAAAGTVPLTGLSDTGSLYAVLLPGFSVASLGIGAVFVTATTTALAMVEHREAGPASVSVSVSSNPSTRWAVPSASRSSPRRGLRHRARYGRRLHRRVHGVRGGTRRQRGGGPGARTARQAADDRRTARALNRRSPPGTPTGQRFRMCVRAAGSPFRRPCRCGRLVSRGPG from the coding sequence GTGGCGTACGTCCTGTTCGCCGTCGCCGAGCGGGCGAGCCTGGCCCCGCTGATGGATCTGCGCATGTTCACCCGGCGCCCCGTCCTCGCCGGGGCGTTCCTGATGCTGATGGCCACCGCCCTGCTGATCGCCTTCTTCTTCCTCGGGTCCGTCAACCTCCAGCACCTGCGCGACCTCAACCCGCTGAAGACCGGCCTGTTCATCCTCCCGGTGGCCGTCGCCACCGGCATCGGCGCGCACCAGGGCTCCCGCCTCGTAGGCAGGATCGGCAACCGTGCAACGGCCGTCGCCGGCATGGTGATCGCGGCCGCAGGGACCGTGCCGCTGACCGGGCTGTCGGACACCGGCAGCCTGTACGCCGTTCTGCTGCCGGGCTTCTCGGTCGCCTCCCTCGGCATCGGCGCGGTCTTCGTCACCGCCACCACCACCGCGCTCGCCATGGTCGAACACCGGGAGGCGGGGCCGGCGTCGGTGTCGGTGTCGGTGTCGTCAAACCCTTCCACGCGGTGGGCGGTTCCCTCGGCGTCGCGGTCGTCTCCCCGTCGCGGCCTCCGGCATCGAGCGCGGTACGGTCGGCGGCTTCACCGACGCGTTCATGGCGTGCGCGGTGGCACCCGCCGTCAGCGCGGCGGTGGCCCCGGTGCTCGTACCGCGCGGCAAGCCGCAGATGACCGGCGGACCGCACGTGCGCTGAACCGACGCTCACCGCCCGGCACGCCGACCGGGCAACGATTCCGGATGTGCGTGAGGGCCGCCGGATCGCCGTTCCGACGGCCCTGTCGGTGCGGCCGGCTGGTCAGCCGAGGGCCTGGATGA
- a CDS encoding cation-translocating P-type ATPase encodes MTSTAPEKTLGGAEPAPASEVELSIGGMTCASCAARIEKKLNRMDGVTATVNYATEKAKISYPEDIEVTDLIATVEKTGYTAEEPPPPAAEERAAETPATADGELLSLRQRLFVSLTLSVPVVLMAMVPALQFDNWQWLSLTLAAPVVVWGALPFHKAAFTNARHGAATMDTLVSIGTLAALGWSLWALFFGHAGMPGMRHGFEFTVSRTDGSSAIYLEAAAGVTAFILAGRYLEAKSKRKAGAALRALMELGAKDVSVLRGGKEVRIPVGQLAVGDRFVVRPGEKVATDGTVVEGSSAVDASMLTGESVPVDVSVGDAVTGATVNAGGRLVVEATRVGADTQLAHMAKLVEDAQNGKAEVQRLADRISAVFVPAVLLIAVATLGGWLGATGDATAAFTAAVAVLIIACPCALGLATPTALMVGTGRGAQLGILIKGPEVLESTRRVDTVVLDKTGTVTTGRMALQDVYVAEGVDEAELLRLAGSLEHASEHPIAQAIAAGASERAGGLPVPENFENVAGLGVQGAVDGHAVLVGREQLLAEWAIELPRELAEAKAAAEAEGRTAVAVAWDGKARGVITVADAIKETSAEAVAELRRLGLTPVLLTGDNRLVAESVARAVGIDEVIAEVLPQDKVDVIKRLRAEGRSVAMVGDGVNDAAALATADLGLAMGTGTDAAIEAGDLTLVRGDLRVAADAIRLSRRTLATIKGNLFWAFGYNVAALPLAAAGLLNPMIAGAAMAFSSVFVVTNSLRLRSFK; translated from the coding sequence ATGACCAGCACGGCTCCCGAGAAGACACTCGGCGGTGCGGAGCCCGCACCCGCCTCCGAGGTCGAGCTCTCCATCGGCGGCATGACGTGCGCCTCCTGCGCCGCCCGCATCGAGAAGAAGCTCAACCGGATGGACGGCGTCACCGCGACCGTCAACTACGCCACCGAGAAGGCGAAGATCTCGTACCCGGAGGACATCGAGGTCACGGACCTCATCGCCACCGTCGAGAAGACCGGCTACACCGCCGAGGAGCCGCCGCCACCGGCCGCCGAGGAGCGGGCCGCCGAGACCCCCGCGACAGCGGACGGCGAGTTGCTCTCCCTGCGGCAGCGGCTGTTCGTGTCGCTGACCCTGTCCGTGCCCGTCGTACTGATGGCAATGGTTCCGGCCCTTCAGTTCGACAACTGGCAGTGGCTGTCGCTGACTCTGGCGGCCCCGGTCGTCGTCTGGGGGGCGCTGCCCTTCCACAAGGCCGCGTTCACCAACGCCCGGCACGGCGCCGCGACCATGGACACGCTGGTGTCCATCGGCACGCTCGCCGCACTCGGCTGGTCGCTCTGGGCGCTGTTCTTCGGGCACGCCGGCATGCCGGGCATGCGGCACGGCTTCGAGTTCACCGTCTCCCGTACGGACGGCTCCTCCGCCATCTACCTGGAAGCCGCGGCCGGTGTGACCGCGTTCATCCTGGCCGGGCGGTATCTGGAGGCGAAGTCCAAGCGCAAGGCGGGCGCGGCGCTGCGGGCACTGATGGAGCTCGGCGCGAAGGACGTCTCCGTGCTGCGCGGCGGCAAGGAAGTCCGCATACCGGTCGGGCAGTTGGCGGTGGGCGACCGGTTCGTCGTACGGCCTGGAGAGAAGGTCGCCACCGACGGGACCGTCGTCGAGGGCTCCTCCGCTGTCGACGCCTCCATGCTGACCGGCGAGTCCGTACCGGTCGACGTGAGCGTCGGGGACGCGGTCACCGGTGCCACGGTGAACGCCGGTGGCCGACTGGTCGTCGAGGCCACCCGGGTCGGCGCCGACACCCAGCTCGCCCACATGGCGAAGCTCGTCGAGGACGCGCAGAACGGCAAGGCCGAGGTGCAGCGCCTCGCCGACCGGATCTCCGCCGTCTTCGTCCCGGCCGTCCTCCTCATCGCCGTCGCCACCCTCGGCGGCTGGCTCGGCGCCACCGGCGACGCCACCGCCGCGTTCACCGCCGCCGTCGCCGTCCTGATCATCGCCTGCCCGTGCGCCCTGGGCCTCGCCACCCCGACCGCTCTCATGGTCGGCACCGGACGCGGAGCCCAACTCGGCATCCTCATCAAGGGCCCAGAGGTCCTGGAGTCCACGCGCCGCGTCGACACGGTCGTCCTGGACAAGACCGGCACCGTCACCACGGGTCGGATGGCCCTCCAGGACGTGTACGTCGCCGAGGGAGTCGACGAGGCTGAACTGCTGCGGTTGGCGGGCTCGCTGGAGCACGCCTCCGAGCATCCGATCGCCCAGGCGATCGCCGCCGGTGCGAGCGAGCGGGCCGGCGGCTTGCCGGTGCCGGAGAACTTCGAGAACGTCGCCGGCCTCGGCGTCCAGGGCGCCGTCGACGGCCACGCCGTACTCGTCGGACGCGAGCAGCTACTCGCCGAGTGGGCCATCGAACTGCCACGGGAGCTGGCCGAGGCCAAGGCCGCGGCGGAGGCCGAGGGGCGTACGGCGGTCGCCGTCGCCTGGGACGGCAAGGCACGCGGCGTCATCACGGTGGCCGACGCGATCAAGGAGACCAGCGCCGAAGCCGTCGCCGAGCTGCGGCGGCTGGGCCTCACGCCCGTCCTCCTGACCGGCGACAACCGGCTCGTCGCCGAGTCCGTGGCACGGGCGGTCGGCATCGACGAGGTCATCGCCGAGGTCCTCCCCCAGGACAAGGTGGACGTGATCAAGCGGCTGCGGGCCGAGGGCCGTTCGGTCGCGATGGTCGGCGACGGCGTCAACGACGCGGCCGCCCTGGCCACCGCCGACCTGGGACTGGCGATGGGCACCGGCACGGACGCGGCCATCGAGGCGGGCGACCTGACCCTCGTACGGGGCGACCTGCGGGTGGCGGCCGACGCGATCCGCCTCTCCCGCCGGACGCTGGCCACCATCAAGGGCAACCTCTTCTGGGCGTTCGGCTACAACGTCGCCGCCCTGCCGCTGGCCGCGGCCGGCCTGCTCAACCCGATGATCGCGGGCGCCGCGATGGCGTTCTCCTCGGTGTTCGTCGTGACGAACAGCCTGCGCCTGCGTTCCTTCAAGTAG
- a CDS encoding heavy-metal-associated domain-containing protein — protein MTTQTTSGSCCSSDGSCGSGAAAEAQDTGITTVYKVSGMTCGHCEGAVSQEISALEGVTAVTAVAKTGEVTVASATPLDEEAVRAAVDEAGYELVGRA, from the coding sequence ATGACCACCCAGACCACCTCCGGATCCTGCTGCTCCTCCGACGGCTCCTGCGGTTCGGGCGCCGCGGCCGAGGCGCAGGACACTGGCATCACGACCGTCTACAAGGTTTCGGGCATGACCTGCGGCCACTGCGAAGGCGCAGTCAGCCAGGAGATCTCCGCCCTGGAGGGCGTCACGGCGGTGACGGCCGTGGCCAAGACCGGCGAGGTCACCGTCGCCTCCGCCACCCCGCTCGACGAGGAGGCCGTCCGCGCCGCCGTCGACGAGGCCGGCTACGAGCTCGTCGGCCGGGCCTGA
- a CDS encoding four-helix bundle copper-binding protein yields MTTVKDMLATYPADLGQVDRDKLTRCIEECLACAQACTACADACLSEGMVGELTKCIRTDMDCADVCNATASVLSRHTGYDANVTRAILTACATACKACADECSAHADTHEHCRLCAEACRSCEQACNDLIQALG; encoded by the coding sequence ATGACCACGGTCAAGGACATGCTTGCCACCTACCCTGCCGACCTGGGCCAGGTGGACCGCGACAAGCTCACGCGCTGTATCGAGGAGTGCCTCGCCTGCGCCCAGGCGTGTACGGCGTGTGCGGACGCCTGCCTGTCCGAGGGCATGGTCGGTGAACTCACCAAGTGCATCCGCACCGACATGGACTGCGCGGACGTCTGCAACGCCACCGCGTCCGTGCTGTCCCGGCACACCGGCTACGACGCGAACGTCACCCGCGCGATCCTCACCGCGTGCGCCACCGCCTGCAAAGCCTGCGCCGACGAATGCTCCGCGCATGCCGACACGCACGAGCACTGCCGCCTGTGCGCGGAAGCCTGCCGCTCCTGCGAGCAGGCGTGCAACGACCTCATCCAGGCCCTCGGCTGA
- a CDS encoding nuclear transport factor 2 family protein encodes MQPLETKTPQQFVADFFTSFTEAVVRGSEDPADLMARFYTRDVVQIADGVRLDWDRLAAHLRPVRRNLTWFRFEVHEALADGNRIAARFTIHARMRKSGLVTTQVHMFADFTTEGLLRRAEQLSRTLDPSEPQRGG; translated from the coding sequence ATGCAACCTCTGGAAACCAAGACACCCCAGCAGTTCGTCGCCGACTTCTTCACCTCCTTCACCGAGGCTGTCGTCCGCGGCTCGGAGGACCCCGCCGACCTCATGGCGAGGTTCTACACCCGGGACGTCGTACAGATCGCCGACGGCGTACGACTCGACTGGGACCGGCTCGCCGCCCACCTGCGCCCCGTGCGCAGGAATCTGACCTGGTTCCGGTTCGAGGTGCACGAGGCGCTGGCGGACGGCAACCGGATCGCGGCCCGGTTCACGATCCACGCCCGGATGCGTAAGAGCGGGCTGGTCACCACGCAGGTGCACATGTTCGCGGACTTCACCACCGAGGGCTTGCTGCGGCGGGCCGAGCAGCTCAGCAGGACCCTCGACCCATCCGAACCACAGCGCGGGGGGTAG